A window of Cryptomeria japonica chromosome 3, Sugi_1.0, whole genome shotgun sequence contains these coding sequences:
- the LOC131048764 gene encoding NEDD8-conjugating enzyme Ubc12 produces MIRLFKEKEKQREARNTAIGRAPIKKQSPAELRLQKDISELNLTKNTNISFPNGKNDLMNFEIKHQPEEGYYQAGTFVFTFQVPPSYPHEPAKVKCKTKVYHPNIDLEGNVCLNILREDWKPVLNINTIIYGLYHLFTQPNHEDPLNHEAAAVLRESPKTFEANVRRAMSGGYVGSTYFPRCI; encoded by the exons ATGATTAGGCTTTTTAAGGAAAAGGAAAAGCAGAGAGAAGCACGAAATACTGCCATTGGAAGAGCACCAATCAAAAAGCAAAGTCCTGCTGAACTGCGGTTGCAAAAAG ATATCAGTGAGTTAAACCTTACCAAGAATACCAACATATCTTTTCCAAATGGAAAAAATGATCTTATGAACTTCGAAATCAAGCATCAACCTGAAGAAGGATACTATCA AGCTGGCACCTTTGTGTTCACTTTTCAGGTGCCTCCTAGTTACCCACATGAGCCTGCAAAGGTGAAATGCAAGACAAAG GTTTACCACCCGAATATTGATTTGGAAGGCAATGTGTGCCTTAATATTCTCCGTGAAGACTGGAAACCTGTACTCAATATCAACACCATCATTTATGGGTTGTATCATCTTTTTACG CAACCAAATCATGAAGATCCTCTTAACCATGAAGCTGCAGCGGTATTGAGAGAGAGTCCAAAGACATTTGAAGCAAACGTAAGAAGAGCCATGTCAGGAGGTTATGTAGGATCCACCTATTTCCCAAGGTGCATATGA